In a genomic window of Gloeocapsopsis dulcis:
- a CDS encoding helix-turn-helix domain-containing protein translates to MTVKKLLNSDKSEILKLYRETGETTSTLAERYGVSNSTISRLLKVTLPEAEYESLIASKRAARTPHSESKQDEPSVPEPVDDPQPITQPQLEQVELSRTSSRKGKRTAPKPQPKLVKKPAAQQLQLLDTLSAADVDSRSIPDPEESPKLAIDNNPQAIAEDVEDDTDTITEILGEDLIDEDEDDVDDLDDDLDDDELDDLDLDDDFDEEPFTVTRPIKNSRVSVQVLPLSEASLPKICYLVIDRASELITRPLREFGDLGQIPTGETQQKTLPVFDNHRVARRFSTKRDKVIKIPDSRLLQKTRSHLQAKGITRLLVDGQVYSLSTT, encoded by the coding sequence ATGACCGTGAAAAAACTATTGAATTCTGACAAAAGTGAAATTCTTAAATTGTATCGGGAAACCGGAGAAACAACCTCGACGTTGGCAGAACGATATGGTGTCAGTAATTCGACAATTAGCCGTCTACTAAAAGTTACCTTACCAGAAGCTGAGTATGAATCTTTGATCGCTTCAAAACGAGCTGCACGCACTCCTCACTCAGAAAGTAAGCAAGATGAGCCTAGTGTGCCGGAACCAGTTGACGATCCACAACCAATAACACAACCACAGCTTGAACAAGTCGAGCTAAGCCGTACTTCTAGTCGCAAAGGTAAACGTACTGCACCAAAACCACAACCAAAATTAGTCAAAAAACCAGCAGCGCAACAACTTCAACTACTCGATACATTGAGTGCAGCAGATGTTGACAGTAGATCAATACCAGATCCAGAAGAGAGTCCCAAGCTTGCGATCGACAACAATCCTCAGGCGATCGCTGAAGATGTGGAAGACGACACTGATACAATTACAGAAATCCTTGGCGAAGATTTAATCGACGAAGATGAAGATGATGTGGATGACTTGGATGATGATTTAGATGATGACGAGCTTGACGATCTCGACTTAGATGACGATTTTGATGAAGAACCTTTCACTGTCACCAGACCAATAAAAAATAGTAGGGTATCAGTACAAGTTCTACCGTTATCAGAAGCGTCTTTACCGAAAATTTGCTACTTGGTTATTGATCGAGCATCTGAGTTAATTACACGTCCTCTGAGAGAGTTTGGCGACTTAGGGCAAATTCCTACGGGTGAAACTCAGCAAAAAACTTTACCTGTGTTTGATAACCATCGAGTAGCACGGCGTTTTTCAACGAAACGTGATAAAGTCATCAAAATTCCAGATAGCAGATTACTGCAAAAAACGCGATCGCATCTCCAAGCCAAAGGAATTACAAGGCTACTCGTTGACGGTCAAGTTTACTCCCTGTCTACAACCTAG
- a CDS encoding flavin monoamine oxidase family protein, which produces MAKFALVNTLRRAYNIARLSHKSTIPPNELIEILHQKTSRRRLLQGGLFAAGAIAGVTLSHKQHSIAVGASSKVLIVGAGIAGLTAAYRLHQAGVGVDIVEARNQIGGRIRSLANAAGTSTTVELGGEFIDSEHKNIQALAAELGLNIGDLHTADRGLTEDTWYFDGRKIPLEQIVKDFMPLAPIIEKDAAIAEDLESPAAIKLDQTSITQYLAQQPISPTLRELIATAYTVEYGREAAEQSSLNLIYLIGTDTAEFSIYGDSDERYHIIGGNQQLLQRLAQPLASFIETGTELEAIRSLPDGRYRASFRAGTRVFERNYERVLLTIPFSVLRTVRLAVDLPPAKRQVINGLCYGTNSKLITAYKERVWRDRYKSTASVFTDLGFQNTWEPARYASGKSGLITNFCGGRYGVEVGRGTAEAQAQKFHGQIEKVFPGLCRQRTGAAIRAYWTGEQYSAGSYACYLVGQWAPFYGKEGERVGNLLFAGEHCSQDYQGYMEGGCETGEIAAQEILQDLNIIN; this is translated from the coding sequence ATGGCTAAATTTGCCTTAGTTAATACATTGCGTCGTGCTTACAACATTGCTCGGTTATCGCACAAAAGCACAATCCCCCCAAATGAACTAATAGAAATACTGCATCAAAAAACCTCACGGCGACGGTTACTCCAAGGAGGACTCTTTGCTGCAGGCGCGATCGCTGGGGTAACTTTAAGTCATAAACAGCACAGTATAGCTGTCGGTGCAAGTTCCAAAGTACTCATTGTCGGTGCAGGAATTGCAGGATTAACAGCTGCGTATCGACTACATCAAGCTGGAGTGGGCGTTGATATTGTTGAAGCCAGAAATCAGATTGGCGGAAGAATCCGCAGTCTCGCCAACGCTGCCGGAACCTCTACAACAGTCGAGTTAGGAGGAGAATTTATTGATTCAGAGCATAAGAATATTCAAGCACTTGCAGCTGAACTAGGCTTAAACATTGGCGATTTGCACACTGCAGATCGCGGATTAACAGAGGATACTTGGTACTTTGATGGTAGAAAAATTCCCTTAGAACAGATTGTTAAAGATTTCATGCCCTTAGCGCCAATTATCGAAAAAGATGCTGCGATCGCCGAAGACTTGGAATCTCCAGCAGCAATTAAATTAGACCAAACTTCAATCACCCAGTACTTGGCACAACAGCCAATTAGCCCAACTTTACGCGAACTAATCGCAACTGCTTACACAGTTGAATATGGTCGTGAAGCAGCAGAACAATCGAGTCTAAATCTGATCTATTTGATTGGCACAGATACAGCAGAATTTAGCATTTATGGCGATAGCGATGAGCGCTATCACATCATCGGAGGTAATCAACAACTTCTCCAACGATTGGCGCAGCCGTTAGCCAGTTTTATTGAAACAGGAACTGAATTAGAAGCAATTCGCAGTCTACCTGATGGTCGTTATCGCGCTAGTTTTCGGGCGGGAACCAGAGTCTTTGAGCGCAACTACGAACGAGTTTTGCTAACTATCCCTTTTAGCGTTTTACGTACAGTACGCCTTGCTGTTGATCTACCACCCGCAAAACGTCAGGTAATTAATGGTTTATGTTACGGTACAAACTCTAAGTTGATTACTGCATACAAAGAAAGAGTTTGGCGCGATCGCTATAAATCCACTGCTTCTGTATTTACCGATTTAGGTTTTCAAAATACTTGGGAACCAGCGCGCTATGCTTCAGGAAAAAGTGGCTTAATTACTAATTTTTGTGGCGGACGTTATGGGGTTGAGGTGGGAAGAGGAACCGCAGAGGCACAAGCACAAAAATTTCATGGACAAATTGAAAAAGTCTTTCCTGGACTTTGTCGCCAACGGACAGGTGCAGCAATTCGAGCATACTGGACTGGAGAGCAATATAGTGCAGGTTCTTACGCCTGCTATTTGGTAGGACAGTGGGCACCGTTCTATGGTAAAGAAGGAGAACGAGTAGGAAACCTCTTGTTTGCTGGCGAACACTGCTCCCAAGATTATCAAGGGTATATGGAAGGAGGCTGTGAAACTGGTGAAATTGCCGCCCAGGAAATCTTGCAAGACTTAAACATAATAAACTGA
- the cutA gene encoding divalent-cation tolerance protein CutA — translation MSSASDVTQYGVVLVSTGSQQEAEAIATSVVKSQLAACVSIVPVSSIYTWQGELCQELEWQLIIKTDLSQFSALEAKIQELHSYEVPEIIALPIIAGSSTYLNWISGQIK, via the coding sequence ATGAGCAGTGCTTCTGATGTAACTCAATACGGTGTGGTATTGGTCAGTACTGGTTCGCAGCAAGAGGCAGAGGCGATCGCTACTTCTGTAGTCAAATCTCAGTTGGCTGCTTGTGTCAGTATTGTACCAGTTTCGTCAATTTACACTTGGCAAGGAGAACTTTGTCAAGAACTAGAGTGGCAGTTGATCATTAAAACAGATTTAAGTCAATTTTCGGCTTTAGAAGCAAAAATTCAGGAGCTACACTCTTACGAAGTGCCAGAAATTATTGCCCTTCCTATTATTGCTGGTTCTAGCACCTACCTCAATTGGATCTCTGGACAAATAAAATAG
- the accC gene encoding acetyl-CoA carboxylase biotin carboxylase subunit — MHFSKILIANRGEIALRIIRACEEMGIATVAVHSTVDRDSLHVQLADEAVCIGEAPGSKSYLNIPRIIAAALTRNATAIHPGYGFLAENARFAEICGDHQITFIGPSPEAIRAMGDKSTAKETMIRAGVPIVPGSDGLLKDELEAQAIARKIGYPVIVKATAGGGGRGMRLVRDDNEITKLFLAAQGEAEAAFGNPGLYLEKFVERPRHIEFQILADSYGNVIHLGERDCSIQRRHQKLLEEAPSPALNPELREKMGEAAVKAAKSIDYLGAGTVEFLLAPNGEFYFMEMNTRIQVEHPVTEMITGLDLVAEQIRIAQGEKLQLTQEQVVLRGHAIECRINAEDPDHDFRPSPGRISGYLPPGGPGVRMDSHVYTDYQIPPYYDSLIAKLIVWGPDRPSAIKRMKRALRECALTGLPTTINFHQKILETPEFLQGEVFTNFVEQVMFPRKN, encoded by the coding sequence ATGCATTTTTCTAAAATACTAATCGCCAATCGGGGCGAAATTGCCCTGCGGATTATCCGTGCTTGTGAGGAGATGGGAATTGCCACCGTTGCAGTTCATTCAACGGTTGACCGTGATTCTCTTCATGTCCAACTTGCGGATGAGGCAGTGTGTATTGGTGAAGCTCCAGGTAGCAAAAGTTATCTTAATATTCCCCGAATTATTGCCGCAGCTTTGACACGTAATGCAACTGCAATTCATCCTGGTTATGGCTTTTTAGCTGAGAATGCCCGATTTGCAGAAATTTGTGGCGATCATCAAATTACATTCATTGGTCCATCACCCGAAGCAATTCGCGCAATGGGCGATAAATCGACTGCCAAAGAAACGATGATTCGAGCTGGGGTACCAATTGTTCCTGGTAGCGATGGGTTGCTCAAAGACGAACTTGAAGCACAGGCGATCGCCCGTAAAATTGGCTATCCTGTCATCGTCAAAGCCACAGCGGGTGGCGGAGGACGCGGAATGCGCCTTGTACGCGACGACAATGAAATTACCAAACTCTTTTTAGCCGCTCAAGGAGAAGCTGAAGCTGCTTTTGGTAATCCTGGACTATATCTCGAAAAATTTGTTGAACGCCCTCGTCATATTGAATTTCAAATTCTCGCAGATAGCTACGGTAATGTGATTCACCTCGGCGAACGTGATTGTTCTATTCAACGTCGTCACCAAAAATTGTTAGAAGAAGCACCAAGCCCAGCACTAAATCCAGAACTCCGCGAAAAAATGGGAGAAGCTGCTGTTAAGGCAGCCAAGTCGATTGATTATCTTGGTGCGGGTACTGTTGAGTTTTTGCTTGCTCCCAACGGCGAGTTTTATTTCATGGAAATGAATACACGGATTCAAGTTGAGCATCCAGTGACAGAAATGATTACTGGACTTGATTTAGTTGCCGAGCAAATTCGCATTGCCCAAGGTGAAAAACTCCAGCTGACTCAAGAGCAAGTCGTACTACGCGGTCATGCGATCGAATGTCGAATTAATGCTGAAGATCCAGATCACGATTTTCGTCCTTCCCCAGGTCGCATTAGCGGCTATTTACCACCAGGTGGACCAGGAGTACGCATGGATTCCCACGTTTACACAGATTATCAGATTCCTCCCTATTACGACTCGTTAATTGCTAAATTAATCGTTTGGGGTCCCGATCGCCCTAGTGCTATCAAGCGAATGAAACGCGCCTTACGCGAATGCGCGCTGACGGGCTTACCAACAACAATTAACTTTCACCAAAAGATATTAGAAACACCAGAATTTCTTCAAGGTGAAGTGTTTACTAACTTTGTTGAACAGGTTATGTTCCCAAGGAAAAACTAG
- a CDS encoding YggT family protein — translation MSTVTFTSWILGLVFGLMILLFLFRIVLSWYPQIELKRPFSVITVTTEPFLAPLRKLIPPIGGVDITPVIWLGIFSLLRELLLGQQGLLTMASRLQ, via the coding sequence ATGAGCACTGTTACTTTTACTAGTTGGATTCTTGGTCTTGTTTTTGGATTAATGATCTTGTTGTTTCTCTTTCGCATCGTTTTGTCCTGGTATCCACAAATTGAACTTAAACGTCCGTTTAGTGTAATTACTGTAACGACTGAACCATTTTTAGCTCCTTTGCGCAAGCTAATACCACCTATTGGTGGGGTCGATATTACTCCTGTTATTTGGCTGGGGATTTTCAGTCTACTGAGAGAATTACTCTTAGGTCAGCAAGGGTTACTGACAATGGCTTCTCGCTTGCAATAA
- the psbX gene encoding photosystem II reaction center X protein produces MTPSLMNFFYSLLAGLLIVVVPATVGLIFISQKDKVERS; encoded by the coding sequence ATGACACCCTCTTTAATGAATTTCTTTTACAGTTTGCTTGCAGGATTATTGATTGTTGTCGTTCCGGCAACCGTTGGGTTAATTTTTATTAGTCAAAAAGATAAGGTCGAGCGCTCATAA
- a CDS encoding Ycf66 family protein produces MVNFGLNPASILGIFLAVAGAGLYFLRSVRPELSRDHDIFFAAVGLLCGFILLFQGWRLDPILQFGQLLLTGSAIFFAVESIRLRGVATEQAKRNTRIVDEERPVSPVYEYQAELDELEPLYEDRPTINPRRRIQGTKETRPARTTDYEDQPRRSVDDYEDEPRRRYSNRGGSSEQLAPADRPTKRRRPSRPTSRPAEERPSEEWGYSKQSDSSWDDVGSRGASRPSRSSRSNDSSWEDKDTSNTVPRARKRRSSQDSRRRGTDVEATPTDYVDYKPIDPSDSNFDEP; encoded by the coding sequence ATGGTTAACTTTGGACTTAACCCAGCGAGTATCCTGGGCATTTTCTTAGCTGTAGCTGGTGCAGGGTTATATTTCCTGCGCTCAGTACGTCCAGAGCTATCGCGAGATCATGATATCTTTTTTGCTGCTGTCGGGCTACTGTGTGGCTTCATTCTGCTGTTTCAAGGGTGGCGATTAGACCCCATTTTGCAATTTGGTCAGTTACTACTGACTGGTTCAGCAATTTTCTTTGCGGTTGAAAGCATTCGGCTACGCGGTGTTGCCACTGAGCAAGCAAAGCGTAATACACGGATTGTTGATGAAGAAAGACCAGTCAGCCCAGTTTACGAATATCAAGCAGAGTTAGACGAACTTGAGCCACTTTACGAAGATCGTCCAACAATTAACCCCAGAAGAAGAATTCAGGGAACGAAAGAAACACGTCCAGCAAGAACAACTGACTACGAAGATCAACCCCGACGTAGTGTGGATGACTACGAGGACGAACCTCGGCGTCGTTACTCGAATCGCGGAGGTAGTTCTGAACAGTTAGCACCAGCAGATAGACCAACCAAGCGGCGTCGTCCTTCTCGCCCGACAAGTCGTCCAGCAGAAGAACGCCCAAGTGAAGAATGGGGCTATTCTAAGCAATCAGATAGTAGCTGGGATGATGTTGGTAGTAGGGGTGCTAGCAGACCGTCTCGTTCTTCGAGAAGCAATGATTCTTCATGGGAAGACAAAGACACCTCTAATACAGTTCCTAGAGCGAGAAAACGGCGTTCCTCTCAAGATTCTAGAAGAAGAGGAACTGATGTCGAAGCCACGCCAACAGACTATGTAGATTACAAACCCATTGATCCATCAGATAGCAATTTTGATGAGCCTTAG